One window of Sulfurospirillum sp. 1612 genomic DNA carries:
- a CDS encoding putative nucleotidyltransferase substrate binding domain-containing protein: MSLLDQKSFLKSIHPFEILSHDQIEQTLSSMNIGYYTQDTVLISKNTASNFLYIIVKGKVGEYHDGELIKVYSNSNIFDADSLIDGKTEETFSVLEELICFELDKKTFLNLLEQNQEFKDFFIQGFANKIQSAKQKEYTTQFSSFMLAKVRDTYTHTPCIVDADMPIMSALKKMVKTKNKCIIVKNGSNYRYGIVTDSTIRKYVIFNDYDKFAPIGPIAIHPIITIEYDDYLSNALLLLTKNSIKRLAVCDGDVVIGVLEQLDLLSYFANHSHLVSMQIDKAKNFEELKMASEDLINIIKKLHDKGTKVEYISQLISELNEKIHKKLYDMIMPKHLADKAALIVMGSEGRKEQILKTDQDNALIIDDFENEKDFEPYMMALNEALLGIGFPRCEGNIMVSNPYWRKHAKAYVAEIDRWLEAPSGDDYMHMAIFFDSICVAGDATLLEKLKATIFKKLENKDVIMANFAKAALIFETPIGIFSNLKTENNQVDVKKGGIFPIVQGIRSLALEYKIPMTNTIERIQALVKLDVIDEKYASSLIEAFDTLINLRLKQRLKNSAFEEENKSNIININELNQLELDLLKDSFKIVNKFKKTIAFHFKTDRVS; this comes from the coding sequence ATGAGTTTACTCGATCAAAAATCTTTTTTAAAATCAATCCATCCTTTTGAGATACTCAGTCATGATCAAATCGAACAAACACTCTCTTCAATGAACATCGGATATTACACTCAAGATACTGTGTTGATATCCAAAAATACCGCATCAAATTTTCTCTATATCATCGTCAAAGGCAAGGTAGGAGAGTATCATGATGGGGAACTCATCAAAGTATATTCAAATTCTAATATCTTTGATGCAGATTCTTTGATTGATGGAAAGACGGAGGAGACTTTTTCGGTCTTAGAAGAATTAATTTGTTTTGAATTGGATAAAAAAACCTTTTTAAATCTTTTAGAACAAAATCAAGAGTTCAAAGATTTTTTTATCCAAGGCTTTGCCAATAAAATCCAATCAGCCAAACAAAAAGAATACACCACTCAATTTTCAAGTTTCATGCTTGCTAAAGTACGTGACACTTATACGCATACTCCCTGTATCGTAGATGCAGATATGCCCATCATGAGTGCTCTCAAAAAGATGGTAAAGACCAAAAACAAGTGTATCATCGTCAAAAATGGTTCCAATTACCGCTATGGTATCGTCACCGACAGTACGATTAGAAAATATGTCATCTTCAATGATTATGACAAATTCGCGCCCATCGGACCGATTGCCATTCATCCTATTATCACCATTGAGTACGATGATTACCTCTCCAATGCCCTGTTGCTTTTGACCAAAAACTCTATCAAAAGATTGGCCGTATGTGATGGAGATGTGGTCATTGGGGTATTAGAACAACTCGATCTCTTAAGCTATTTTGCCAATCACTCCCATTTGGTCTCGATGCAAATTGACAAAGCAAAGAATTTTGAAGAGCTCAAAATGGCCAGTGAGGATTTGATTAATATCATCAAAAAGCTTCATGATAAGGGAACTAAAGTGGAGTATATTTCACAGCTTATTTCTGAACTTAATGAAAAAATTCACAAAAAACTCTATGATATGATCATGCCAAAACATTTAGCCGACAAAGCTGCTCTCATTGTCATGGGAAGTGAAGGTAGAAAAGAGCAGATTCTCAAAACCGATCAAGATAATGCTCTTATCATCGATGATTTTGAGAATGAAAAAGATTTTGAACCTTACATGATGGCTCTGAATGAAGCACTTTTGGGAATTGGTTTTCCAAGATGTGAGGGCAATATCATGGTTTCAAACCCCTATTGGCGCAAACATGCCAAAGCGTATGTTGCAGAGATTGATCGCTGGTTGGAAGCTCCTAGTGGGGATGATTATATGCATATGGCAATATTTTTTGATTCTATTTGTGTAGCTGGGGATGCCACATTACTCGAAAAGCTCAAAGCGACTATCTTTAAAAAATTAGAAAACAAAGATGTCATCATGGCCAACTTTGCCAAAGCGGCCCTCATTTTTGAAACGCCGATTGGAATTTTTTCTAATCTCAAGACTGAAAATAATCAAGTCGATGTCAAAAAAGGTGGCATTTTCCCGATTGTGCAAGGCATTCGTAGTTTGGCATTGGAGTATAAAATCCCCATGACCAATACAATTGAGCGCATACAAGCACTGGTCAAACTTGACGTCATCGATGAGAAATATGCCAGTTCTTTAATAGAGGCATTTGATACCCTTATCAATTTGAGATTAAAACAACGGCTCAAAAATAGTGCTTTTGAAGAAGAAAACAAAAGCAACATTATCAATATCAATGAGCTCAATCAACTCGAATTAGACCTCTTAAAAGATAGCTTCAAAATCGTCAATAAATTTAAAAAAACCATTGCATTTCATTTCAAAACCGATAGAGTGAGCTAA
- a CDS encoding sodium:solute symporter family protein: MELQGLIYLFVGLSFGLYILIAIWARAGSTKEFYVAGGGVHPIMNGMATGADWMSAASFISLAGIVSLKGSDGGAYLMGWTGGYVLLAMLLAPYLRKFGKFTVPDFIGDRYYSNLARTVAVICVIFISFTYVAGQMRGVGIVFSRFLQVDINTGVIIGMVIVFIYAVLGGMKGITYTQVAQYCVMIFAFTVPAIFLSLQVTNTFLPQLGFGGKIPFAFDDGIRMIDSGTYLLHALDTSMTDLGFAAYTASHSGTWNVFMLTTALMLGTAGLPHVIVRFFTTPTVKGARISAGWALVFIAILYTQIPAVAAFARLNLIKNLQNVDYAKFVNNEVKRSDGSINRGSWFKTWEDSGLIAWNDRNGDGKIQVASGAAFTGAKGKPVFNGKTGKDGVKLTSNPAAPVNMTAAEEKANGKIINEVYLDRDIIVLANPEIAGLPNWVIAIIAAGGLAAALSTAAGLLLSISTAVSHDLIGQVLMKDPETGKSKLSEKAELFAARLAAVVAIIIAGYLGIYPPGFVAQVVAFAFGLAAASFFPAIVLGIFYKRMNKEGAIAGMLVGLIFTFSYIVYFVFMGGDKADYLWGIAPTGIGTIGMIIHFIVAIVVSAMTPPPPTEIQELVERIRIPRGAGAASAH, from the coding sequence ATGGAATTACAAGGATTAATATATTTATTTGTCGGTTTGTCTTTTGGCCTCTATATTCTTATAGCAATTTGGGCAAGAGCAGGTTCAACAAAAGAGTTTTATGTCGCCGGTGGTGGAGTACACCCTATCATGAATGGTATGGCAACCGGAGCAGATTGGATGAGTGCGGCTTCTTTTATCTCACTGGCAGGTATCGTCTCACTCAAAGGTAGTGATGGGGGTGCGTATTTGATGGGATGGACCGGTGGTTATGTACTACTTGCCATGCTATTAGCACCTTATCTTAGAAAATTTGGTAAATTTACCGTGCCTGATTTCATCGGGGATCGATACTATTCCAATCTCGCAAGAACGGTTGCTGTTATTTGTGTTATCTTTATCTCCTTTACCTATGTTGCAGGTCAAATGAGAGGGGTTGGTATCGTTTTTTCAAGATTTTTACAAGTTGATATCAACACCGGTGTTATTATCGGGATGGTCATCGTCTTTATTTATGCTGTTTTAGGCGGTATGAAAGGGATTACCTATACACAAGTGGCACAATATTGTGTGATGATTTTCGCATTTACAGTTCCTGCGATATTCTTATCACTTCAAGTGACTAATACATTCTTACCACAACTTGGATTTGGAGGCAAAATTCCTTTTGCTTTTGATGATGGTATTCGGATGATTGATAGCGGTACGTATTTATTACACGCATTGGATACCTCAATGACCGATCTGGGTTTTGCAGCCTATACAGCAAGTCATAGCGGGACATGGAATGTCTTTATGCTCACCACTGCTTTGATGCTAGGAACAGCAGGGCTTCCACACGTTATCGTTAGATTTTTTACCACTCCTACTGTAAAGGGTGCACGAATTAGCGCCGGTTGGGCTTTGGTCTTCATCGCGATACTTTATACACAGATTCCAGCAGTGGCGGCATTTGCACGATTGAATCTCATTAAAAACCTACAAAATGTTGATTATGCAAAATTTGTCAACAATGAAGTCAAACGAAGTGATGGCAGCATCAATAGAGGGTCTTGGTTCAAAACATGGGAAGATTCCGGTTTGATTGCATGGAATGATAGAAATGGTGATGGTAAAATTCAAGTAGCCTCAGGCGCTGCATTTACCGGAGCAAAAGGCAAGCCAGTCTTTAATGGAAAAACTGGAAAAGATGGAGTAAAACTCACCAGTAATCCAGCCGCTCCTGTCAATATGACAGCAGCAGAAGAAAAAGCTAATGGTAAGATTATCAATGAAGTCTACCTCGATCGCGATATCATCGTTTTGGCCAATCCGGAAATTGCCGGACTTCCAAACTGGGTTATCGCCATCATCGCAGCGGGTGGTTTGGCTGCTGCGTTATCCACAGCTGCGGGATTATTACTCTCCATCTCCACAGCAGTTTCACATGATCTCATCGGCCAAGTGCTCATGAAAGATCCAGAAACGGGCAAATCAAAATTGAGTGAAAAGGCAGAGCTCTTTGCAGCAAGACTTGCCGCCGTGGTCGCGATTATCATCGCAGGATATTTGGGTATTTATCCTCCAGGATTTGTGGCACAAGTTGTTGCCTTTGCCTTTGGATTGGCCGCAGCTTCCTTCTTCCCAGCCATCGTATTGGGAATCTTTTATAAGAGAATGAACAAAGAAGGAGCCATCGCAGGAATGCTCGTCGGACTCATCTTTACCTTCTCCTATATCGTCTACTTTGTCTTTATGGGTGGAGACAAAGCCGATTATCTTTGGGGCATCGCACCAACAGGAATTGGTACCATTGGTATGATTATCCACTTTATCGTGGCGATTGTCGTAAGTGCCATGACACCACCTCCACCGACTGAGATACAAGAACTCGTCGAGAGAATTAGAATTCCACGAGGTGCAGGCGCCGCTTCAGCTCATTAA
- a CDS encoding DUF4212 domain-containing protein → MDNSAAQAYWKENISTILKLLVIWFVASYGCGIIFLDELNSISFGGFKLGFWFAQQGSIYIFVILIFVYAKMMERLEEKYDIHE, encoded by the coding sequence ATGGACAATAGTGCTGCACAAGCGTATTGGAAAGAAAACATTTCTACCATACTCAAACTGCTAGTTATTTGGTTTGTTGCGTCGTATGGATGCGGTATCATCTTTTTAGATGAACTCAATTCTATCTCATTTGGGGGATTTAAGCTTGGATTTTGGTTTGCTCAACAAGGCTCTATCTATATCTTCGTTATTCTCATTTTTGTTTACGCCAAAATGATGGAAAGACTTGAAGAAAAATATGACATTCACGAATAA
- a CDS encoding GDSL-type esterase/lipase family protein — MSFFKIVVLIAATIALFSFINNQEDEDDGNYFVPEKTTIVAFGDSITKGYRVDDNASYPAQLSNLLHTNVINAGISGEDTSRGLLRLPSVLKKYKPNILILCEGGNDILRGQDLRKTKENLAQMIQLAQKQHIFVILVGVPKLDILRVTTASFYEDLAAQFHVPLADDILQTIVNDDTLKIDDVHPNAKGYTLLSKKIAEIVTNQYIDLNI, encoded by the coding sequence GTGAGTTTTTTCAAAATTGTCGTTTTAATAGCCGCAACAATCGCACTCTTTTCATTCATCAATAATCAGGAAGATGAAGATGATGGAAACTATTTTGTGCCAGAAAAAACGACAATCGTTGCGTTTGGTGATAGTATCACAAAAGGATATCGTGTTGATGACAATGCTTCCTATCCCGCACAACTCTCCAATCTTTTGCACACCAATGTTATCAATGCAGGCATTTCAGGAGAAGATACAAGTCGGGGACTTCTCAGATTGCCTTCGGTTTTGAAAAAATACAAACCAAATATTTTGATTCTCTGTGAGGGAGGTAATGATATTTTAAGAGGACAAGATTTGAGAAAAACCAAAGAAAATCTGGCCCAAATGATACAACTCGCACAAAAACAACATATTTTTGTCATTTTAGTAGGGGTTCCAAAACTGGATATTTTACGTGTCACTACTGCTTCGTTTTATGAAGATTTAGCAGCGCAATTTCATGTTCCTCTAGCAGATGATATATTACAAACTATTGTCAATGATGATACTTTGAAAATCGATGATGTGCATCCTAATGCCAAAGGCTACACCCTTCTGAGTAAAAAAATTGCCGAAATTGTTACGAATCAATACATTGATTTAAATATTTAA
- a CDS encoding DMT family transporter, whose amino-acid sequence MVKKGIDWVAVGALILAMMVWASSFIALKSAIGPIGPMNVIFFRMALASVSFMFFIKKFKKISFTKRDIKFIALMTFFEPCLYFIFEAHALKNTSAAQAGMITSMMPIITAIGAGFFLKEAITRKLMIGSFLAVVGAVWLSVSSESTDQATNPLLGNTLELLAMICGAGYTIAIRHLSARFSPLFLTAIQSFMGTIFFLPFALWEYNTTTMHVSTSAILWVVYLGIFVTMFGYGMFNFALSRIEASKAAVYTNLIPVFTIILAFIILGEKFGFMEIVASCIIFSGVIISQMPGWKRKIKQRA is encoded by the coding sequence GTGGTAAAAAAAGGTATTGATTGGGTTGCCGTGGGAGCGTTGATTCTCGCGATGATGGTGTGGGCGAGTTCTTTTATAGCATTAAAATCAGCAATTGGTCCGATAGGTCCTATGAATGTGATATTTTTCAGGATGGCACTAGCTAGTGTTTCCTTTATGTTTTTCATAAAAAAATTCAAAAAAATTAGTTTTACTAAAAGAGATATCAAGTTTATCGCTTTGATGACTTTTTTTGAGCCTTGTTTGTATTTTATCTTTGAAGCGCACGCACTCAAAAATACTTCTGCGGCGCAAGCGGGTATGATTACCTCTATGATGCCTATTATCACAGCAATTGGTGCTGGATTTTTCTTAAAAGAAGCCATTACCCGTAAGTTGATGATTGGTTCGTTTTTGGCGGTGGTAGGAGCGGTGTGGTTGAGTGTGAGCTCCGAATCAACAGATCAAGCCACCAATCCACTTTTGGGAAATACTTTGGAATTATTAGCGATGATTTGTGGGGCGGGTTATACGATTGCAATCCGTCATTTGAGCGCACGATTTTCACCTCTATTTCTCACTGCCATCCAATCGTTTATGGGAACAATATTTTTCTTGCCATTTGCCCTATGGGAATATAATACGACAACGATGCATGTGAGTACTTCGGCAATATTGTGGGTCGTATATTTGGGGATTTTTGTGACAATGTTTGGTTATGGTATGTTTAATTTTGCTTTGAGTCGCATTGAGGCAAGCAAAGCCGCTGTTTATACAAATCTCATCCCTGTTTTTACCATCATTCTCGCTTTTATTATTTTGGGAGAAAAATTTGGATTCATGGAAATAGTCGCATCATGTATCATCTTTAGTGGTGTCATTATCTCCCAGATGCCAGGATGGAAACGAAAAATAAAACAACGTGCTTAA
- a CDS encoding TolC family protein, with translation MKKYIFFIIPIFLYGATFQDLIHSVDKNLLIQSKHKQNQALKSLLHKTQAKRYPNLEMNLNATRLKDIPTTQLHISALPGLNQPLPMGTRTNLSAALSITYPIFTGFAISENIEKAKLKIIKNRLETTDLKRQLYLKISMLYANIFTINKTIKATNDAKTAITDSYKKAKSMYDNGLINIANLYKIEAKQYEIIATLATLKNQKEQLVETLQYITNIKTDITSLPPLTLHMDTKALIDMALRNREDIQALKTELKIDDKDILLANSQSYPQIFLVGALKKEGDDLNLNGNGYTNADQSYIGATLRWNLFDGGAIKSEKEAATYKKTAQRLYLQDYERSVTKEIHHALLKLQSLKRVQSATQKELRSAKSYYELTQGRFDNGLISADELSRAIADFANIKAKFEGTKANIFLQKCNIYLLCGAHIFVKYTH, from the coding sequence TTGAAAAAATACATTTTCTTTATCATACCAATTTTTCTATATGGCGCAACATTTCAAGATTTGATACATAGTGTTGATAAAAATCTACTCATCCAATCCAAGCACAAACAAAACCAAGCGCTCAAAAGCCTCTTGCACAAAACACAGGCCAAACGCTATCCAAACCTTGAGATGAACCTCAATGCCACCCGACTCAAAGACATCCCCACAACCCAACTCCACATCAGCGCCTTACCGGGATTAAATCAACCCTTACCGATGGGAACACGCACGAATCTTAGTGCAGCATTGAGTATCACTTATCCTATATTTACGGGTTTTGCCATCAGTGAAAATATCGAAAAAGCCAAATTAAAAATCATCAAAAACCGTTTAGAAACTACAGATTTAAAACGACAACTCTATCTCAAAATATCAATGCTTTATGCCAATATTTTTACGATAAATAAGACTATAAAAGCCACAAATGATGCCAAAACTGCCATCACAGATTCCTATAAAAAAGCAAAAAGCATGTATGACAATGGCTTGATTAATATAGCCAATCTTTATAAAATCGAAGCCAAGCAATATGAGATTATTGCCACTTTGGCAACTTTAAAAAATCAAAAAGAACAACTCGTCGAAACATTGCAATATATCACCAATATCAAGACAGATATCACATCATTGCCACCATTAACGCTACACATGGACACGAAAGCGCTGATAGATATGGCACTTAGAAACCGCGAAGATATCCAAGCACTCAAAACAGAACTCAAGATTGATGATAAAGATATTTTATTAGCCAATTCTCAATCCTATCCGCAGATTTTTTTAGTGGGAGCACTCAAAAAAGAGGGAGATGATTTGAACCTAAACGGCAATGGTTATACTAATGCAGACCAAAGCTATATCGGTGCAACATTGCGTTGGAATCTCTTCGATGGGGGTGCTATTAAAAGCGAAAAAGAAGCCGCAACATACAAGAAAACAGCCCAACGTCTTTATCTGCAAGATTATGAGAGAAGTGTCACCAAAGAGATACATCATGCCTTATTGAAATTGCAATCTTTAAAGAGAGTTCAAAGTGCGACACAAAAAGAACTACGCTCAGCAAAAAGCTACTATGAACTCACACAAGGGCGATTTGACAATGGGCTCATCAGTGCAGATGAATTGAGTCGTGCTATTGCCGATTTTGCAAATATCAAAGCAAAATTTGAGGGTACAAAAGCCAATATTTTCTTACAAAAATGTAACATTTATTTACTGTGTGGGGCTCATATTTTCGTCAAATACACCCATTAA
- a CDS encoding DHA2 family efflux MFS transporter permease subunit translates to MQQGVKNSWDITSKERVIFSIIVMVGSFMAILDTTIVDVIVPKLTGPLATDMYGVQWIITSYMIAAAIALLITEYLIKRFGAKKIFIAGIMIFSSASFVCGISSELSHIIIARIFQGTGEALIMVTSHIMIFSYFPPKKQGFAMGIFGLGVSFAPALGPTIGGYLTEYYNWRMVFFVNVPIGVLLTLASIVFLPKDLNLKSIKLNFISFFLISMATISILVMLSLGQQKGWFNNSLIGFLLFTAIIGYLLYILSELNTKHSLIDFSLFRNSDFTNGILIYFFIMGFSMYQYFYLLPVYYEHIKMLPTLDAGIAVFIFAVFIGIFSPLAGILSDKIGAKNVILMATIIYIITSLFILPTLNYYTPLVQAELLTIPFGIGMGLFFAPVTVLLLQNVPKDKGELAIVLMDYVRFVGGSFGTAIATNNMDYFKNINFQHMNELQNSQYVLDYLENFKNFLGISMDQTVASFRNYEIFMSYNYGFSSVFLDAAHWGLIGSIFTLFLFIKFKRKKEKI, encoded by the coding sequence ATGCAACAAGGCGTCAAAAACAGTTGGGATATCACCTCCAAAGAGAGGGTTATATTTAGTATTATCGTGATGGTCGGCTCCTTTATGGCCATCCTCGATACGACGATTGTCGATGTCATCGTCCCCAAACTCACCGGTCCTCTAGCGACCGATATGTATGGAGTGCAGTGGATTATCACCAGTTATATGATTGCAGCAGCAATTGCACTTTTGATTACAGAGTACCTCATCAAAAGATTTGGTGCCAAAAAAATCTTTATTGCCGGTATCATGATATTCTCAAGTGCATCATTTGTCTGTGGTATCTCTAGCGAACTCTCCCATATCATCATTGCGAGGATTTTCCAAGGCACGGGTGAAGCCCTCATCATGGTCACCAGTCATATCATGATTTTCTCCTATTTCCCGCCAAAAAAACAAGGTTTTGCGATGGGAATCTTTGGCTTGGGCGTCAGCTTTGCACCTGCTTTGGGTCCGACAATTGGAGGCTATTTGACAGAGTATTACAATTGGAGAATGGTCTTTTTTGTGAATGTCCCCATCGGCGTCTTATTGACACTAGCCAGTATCGTCTTTTTGCCCAAAGATTTAAATCTCAAAAGTATCAAACTCAATTTCATCAGCTTTTTTTTGATTTCCATGGCTACCATTTCTATCCTTGTCATGTTATCTTTAGGACAACAAAAAGGCTGGTTCAATAATTCACTCATCGGATTTTTGCTTTTTACGGCCATCATCGGGTATCTTCTTTATATACTCAGTGAACTCAACACCAAACATTCATTAATCGATTTTTCACTTTTTCGCAATTCTGATTTTACCAATGGTATCTTGATCTATTTTTTCATCATGGGCTTTAGTATGTATCAGTATTTCTACCTTTTGCCGGTTTATTATGAGCATATCAAAATGCTACCAACACTCGATGCGGGTATTGCTGTCTTTATTTTTGCGGTGTTTATTGGTATTTTTTCTCCACTCGCGGGAATTTTATCAGATAAAATCGGTGCGAAAAATGTCATTTTGATGGCAACGATTATTTATATCATCACCTCCTTGTTTATTTTGCCGACGCTCAATTATTATACTCCACTCGTGCAAGCAGAACTTTTGACGATTCCTTTTGGTATTGGGATGGGGCTCTTTTTTGCTCCGGTGACGGTGCTACTGTTGCAAAATGTCCCCAAAGATAAAGGCGAGCTTGCCATCGTTTTGATGGATTATGTGCGATTTGTCGGAGGGAGTTTTGGTACAGCCATTGCGACCAATAATATGGACTATTTTAAAAATATCAACTTCCAACACATGAATGAACTACAAAACAGTCAATATGTTCTTGATTATTTAGAGAATTTTAAAAATTTTCTTGGAATTTCTATGGACCAAACCGTCGCTTCTTTTAGAAATTACGAAATCTTCATGAGCTACAATTATGGCTTTTCATCTGTCTTTTTAGATGCAGCACACTGGGGACTCATCGGTTCGATATTTACACTATTTTTATTTATAAAATTCAAAAGAAAGAAGGAGAAAATTTGA
- a CDS encoding HlyD family secretion protein, with translation MKKIGNIIIVLLVLVFVYEGYLYLRYRSVNAVSDAAFVKSDSLSALSFKVDGKIQSMTKLEGDSVKKGEILATIDATDFNVTKHKIQNSITALKMNKLALEDKLSRTRKELHLGEKIATNNIAAYKKKIEALQLSISANETRLAKLSLDEKRYKRMWDKKLIAKNDYENIQTSRRALSDKIASQKQELGSVILNFNNVQDAKTLSIVKKSATKELQKEILALESKIKALQDDKKAIENKISYCELKAPYDGIVAKKIANTDQVVASGYPIYYVVNPKKLHVEVLLSETKLHGVKIGNSVLVKPDALDGKEYKGVVENILPTSASTFSLVPRDIASGEFTKLDQRFTVRIALDSITGLKVGMSANIAIKRSK, from the coding sequence ATGAAAAAAATCGGTAATATTATCATCGTTCTTTTAGTTTTAGTTTTTGTCTATGAGGGGTACCTCTATCTGCGATACCGTTCTGTCAATGCGGTGAGTGATGCGGCATTTGTCAAAAGTGATTCACTCTCAGCACTCAGTTTCAAGGTCGATGGAAAAATTCAATCCATGACCAAGCTCGAGGGAGATTCGGTAAAAAAAGGGGAAATTTTAGCGACAATCGATGCGACGGATTTCAATGTTACAAAACATAAGATTCAAAACTCTATTACAGCCCTTAAGATGAACAAATTAGCACTAGAAGACAAACTCTCACGCACCCGCAAAGAGTTGCATTTAGGTGAAAAGATTGCCACTAACAATATCGCAGCATACAAGAAAAAAATCGAAGCACTACAACTCTCTATTAGTGCCAATGAAACGCGACTGGCTAAGTTGTCTTTAGATGAAAAACGCTATAAAAGAATGTGGGATAAAAAACTCATTGCCAAAAACGATTATGAAAATATCCAAACATCAAGGCGTGCATTATCAGATAAAATTGCCTCGCAAAAGCAAGAGTTGGGTTCGGTAATTTTAAACTTTAACAATGTCCAAGATGCCAAGACCTTATCTATTGTCAAGAAAAGCGCAACCAAAGAGTTGCAAAAAGAGATTCTTGCACTTGAATCCAAAATTAAAGCGCTTCAAGATGATAAAAAAGCGATAGAAAATAAAATATCTTATTGTGAATTAAAAGCTCCCTATGACGGTATTGTCGCCAAAAAAATTGCCAATACCGACCAAGTGGTCGCCTCAGGATATCCGATTTATTATGTCGTGAACCCCAAAAAACTGCATGTTGAAGTCTTGTTATCAGAGACAAAACTACACGGTGTCAAAATCGGCAATAGCGTCTTAGTCAAACCCGACGCCCTTGATGGGAAAGAGTACAAAGGCGTGGTTGAAAATATCCTGCCTACCTCTGCATCAACCTTTTCACTCGTCCCTAGGGATATTGCCAGCGGTGAATTCACCAAACTCGACCAACGCTTTACTGTGCGCATTGCTTTGGATTCTATTACCGGACTCAAAGTCGGTATGAGCGCCAATATTGCCATCAAACGAAGTAAATAA
- a CDS encoding ATP-binding protein yields MSVLCANLTDNAIKYTPKGKAVFIELKDKILMIKDEGIGIGKKIWIMFLTSFSECIWQDLRAFKALDLDYRLSK; encoded by the coding sequence ATGAGCGTTTTGTGTGCAAATCTCACCGATAATGCTATCAAATATACCCCAAAGGGCAAAGCTGTTTTTATAGAATTAAAAGATAAAATACTAATGATAAAAGATGAAGGCATCGGTATCGGAAAAAAGATTTGGATTATGTTTTTGACCAGTTTTTCAGAGTGCATTTGGCAAGATCTGAGGGCGTTTAAGGCTCTGGACTTGGATTATCGATTGTCAAAATGA